A genome region from Hevea brasiliensis isolate MT/VB/25A 57/8 unplaced genomic scaffold, ASM3005281v1 Scaf2, whole genome shotgun sequence includes the following:
- the LOC110672214 gene encoding pentatricopeptide repeat-containing protein At3g22150, chloroplastic isoform X2: MSSTSSYLPIPPSTPSRHTDLSSNYHHRKASRFTVSPSSNPTLRAPTIRSRLSWLCHNVFKTMPKRDVIGCNTMVSWYVKTERYVEAIRQFRIMMKMGIKPSPVSFVNVFPALSSIGHYKNANILYGMLLKLGSEYVNDLFVVSSAISMYAELGFLDLARKVFDLCLEKNTEVWNTMICSYVQNDYFFQGINLFLRAIETEQTVLDDVTFLSVITAVSQLQRLDLCQQLHAFVIKNLTVLPVRILNAIIFMYSRCNSVCTSFKVFLKMPERNAVSWNTMISGFIQNGMDDDGLMLVYEMQKQEYTVDCVTVTCLLSAASNLRNQEIGKQIHAYLVRKGIKFDGMDGYLIDMYAKSGLIRTSQRLFEKNYIRNRDQATWNAMIAGYVQNGLIEEAFVTFSQMLEQNLRPNAVTLASIIPACNPLGIVDSGKQLHGVSIRYLLDHNIFVRTALVDMYSKSGAINYAESVFTRSSEKNSVTCTAMILGYGQHGMGERALSLFHSMQKSGIEPDAVTFVVVLSACSYAGLVDEGLQVFESMKREFKIQPSIQHYCCVADMLGRVGKVIEAYEFVKQLGKEGNVMEIWGSLLGACRLHGPIELGEVIANKLLQMGSVDSMAGYKVLLSNMYAEEANWESVDKLRKEMREKGLQKEVGCSWIGIGGHVIHFMSKDKDHPQCDEIYEMLERLALELKDTDRNPSPGSKCSTLPMGA, translated from the exons ATGTCCTCCACTTCTTCTTATCTTCCTATCCCTCCCTCCACACCCTCTCGTCACACTGACCTTTCCTCCAACTACCACCACCGTAAAGCCTCTCGCTTTACTGTCTCACCATCATCGAATCCCACTCTCAGAGCCCCTACAATCCGCTCTCGACTTAGCTGGCTCTGTCA TAATGTTTTTAAGACAATGCCTAAGAGAGATGTGATTGGTTGTAATACTATGGTTTCTTGGTATGTGAAGACGGAGAGATATGTAGAAgcgattagacaatttaggataATGATGAAAATGGGGATTAAACCAAGTCCAGTAAGTTTTGTCAATGTTTTTCCTGCTCTCTCGAGCATTGGCCACTACAAGAATGCAAATATTCTTTATGGGATGCTTCTTAAATTAGGTAGTGAATATGTAAATGACTTGTTTGTTGTGAGTTCAGCAATATCAATGTATGCTGAGCTTGGTTTCCTTGATCTTGCTAGGAAGGTTTTTGACCTTTGTTTGGAGAAGAATACAGAAGTTTGGAACACTATGATTTGTAGTTATGTACAGAATGATTACTTCTTCCAAGGAATTAATCTATTTCTTCGGGCTATAGAAACTGAACAGACTGTTCTTGATGATGTAACCTTTCTCTCAGTTATAACAGCAGTTTCACAGTTGCAGCGTTTGGACTTGTGTCAACAGCTGCATGCCTTTGTAATTAAGAATCTAACAGTACTACCAGTGAGGATACTGAATGCAATCATTTTCATGTATTCGAGGTGCAATTCTGTCTGCACATCATTCAAAGTTTTTTTGAAGATGCCAGAAAGAAATGCTGTCTCATGGAATACCATGATTTCTGGTTTCATACAGAATGGAATGGATGATGACGGGTTGATGCTTGTGTATGAGATGCAGAAGCAAGAATATACAGTTGATTGTGTGACAGTAACTTGTCTGCTCTCTGCAGCATCTAATCTTAGAAACCAAGAGATTGGAAAGCAGATTCATGCATATCTTGTTAGGAAAGGCATAAAATTTGATGGAATGGACGGCTATCTTATAGACATGTATGCTAAATCAGGTTTGATTAGGACATCACAGCGCCTTTTTGAGAAGAACTATATTAGAAATAGAGATCAAGCCACATGGAATGCAATGATTGCTGGGTACGTACAGAATGGGTTGATTGAAGAAGCTTTTGTTACCTTTTCACAAATGCTAGAGCAAAATCTAAGGCCTAATGCTGTGACCTTAGCATCCATTATCCCAGCTTGTAACCCATTGGGAATTGTAGATTCCGGAAAGCAGCTCCATGGAGTCTCCATCCGTTATTTATTGGACCATAATATCTTTGTAAGAACTGCCCTTGTTGACATGTACTCTAAATCAGGCGCAATTAATTATGCTGAAAGTGTTTTTACCAGATCTTCTGAGAAAAATTCTGTCACATGCACGGCAATGATATTGGGTTACGGCCAACATGGGATGGGGGAGAGagctctctctttgtttcactcaaTGCAGAAATCTGGTATTGAGCCTGATGCAGTTACTTTTGTTGTGGTCTTGTCAGCTTGCAGTTATGCTGGTTTGGTTGATGAAGGTCTTCAGGTATTTGAGTCAATGAAGAGAGAATTTAAGATTCAGCCTTCAATTCAGCATTATTGTTGTGTTGCAGACATGTTAGGAAGAGTTGGGAAAGTGATTGAAGCCTATGAGTTTGTTAAACAACTGGGCAAAGAAGGGAATGTAATGGAAATTTGGGGATCACTTCTTGGAGCTTGTAGACTTCATGGACCCATTGAACTGGGAGAGGTTATTGCCAATAAGTTACTTCAAATGGGCTCAGTAGACAGCATGGCAGGCTATAAAGTTTTGCTCTCCAATATGTATGCTGAAGAAGCAAACTGGGAAAGTGTTGATAAATTGAGAAAAGAGATGAGGGAAAAGGGTCTGCAAAAGGAAGTTGGCTGTAGTTGGATTGGTATCGGAGGTCATgtaatccattttatgtctaaagaTAAGGATCACCCTCAATGTGATGAAATATATGAAATGTTGGAAAGATTGGCATTGGAGCTGAAAGATACTGATCGTAATCCTTCTCCTGG GAGCAAATGTTCAACTCTGCCTATGGGAGCTTAG
- the LOC110672214 gene encoding pentatricopeptide repeat-containing protein At3g22150, chloroplastic isoform X1, whose product MYSTCLSSMYYLNDFDFSNYDLVCNVFKTMPKRDVIGCNTMVSWYVKTERYVEAIRQFRIMMKMGIKPSPVSFVNVFPALSSIGHYKNANILYGMLLKLGSEYVNDLFVVSSAISMYAELGFLDLARKVFDLCLEKNTEVWNTMICSYVQNDYFFQGINLFLRAIETEQTVLDDVTFLSVITAVSQLQRLDLCQQLHAFVIKNLTVLPVRILNAIIFMYSRCNSVCTSFKVFLKMPERNAVSWNTMISGFIQNGMDDDGLMLVYEMQKQEYTVDCVTVTCLLSAASNLRNQEIGKQIHAYLVRKGIKFDGMDGYLIDMYAKSGLIRTSQRLFEKNYIRNRDQATWNAMIAGYVQNGLIEEAFVTFSQMLEQNLRPNAVTLASIIPACNPLGIVDSGKQLHGVSIRYLLDHNIFVRTALVDMYSKSGAINYAESVFTRSSEKNSVTCTAMILGYGQHGMGERALSLFHSMQKSGIEPDAVTFVVVLSACSYAGLVDEGLQVFESMKREFKIQPSIQHYCCVADMLGRVGKVIEAYEFVKQLGKEGNVMEIWGSLLGACRLHGPIELGEVIANKLLQMGSVDSMAGYKVLLSNMYAEEANWESVDKLRKEMREKGLQKEVGCSWIGIGGHVIHFMSKDKDHPQCDEIYEMLERLALELKDTDRNPSPGYVFDMFFC is encoded by the coding sequence ATGTATTCTACATGTTTGAGTAGCATGTACTACTTGAATGATTTTGATTTCTCCAATTATGATTTGGTATGTAATGTTTTTAAGACAATGCCTAAGAGAGATGTGATTGGTTGTAATACTATGGTTTCTTGGTATGTGAAGACGGAGAGATATGTAGAAgcgattagacaatttaggataATGATGAAAATGGGGATTAAACCAAGTCCAGTAAGTTTTGTCAATGTTTTTCCTGCTCTCTCGAGCATTGGCCACTACAAGAATGCAAATATTCTTTATGGGATGCTTCTTAAATTAGGTAGTGAATATGTAAATGACTTGTTTGTTGTGAGTTCAGCAATATCAATGTATGCTGAGCTTGGTTTCCTTGATCTTGCTAGGAAGGTTTTTGACCTTTGTTTGGAGAAGAATACAGAAGTTTGGAACACTATGATTTGTAGTTATGTACAGAATGATTACTTCTTCCAAGGAATTAATCTATTTCTTCGGGCTATAGAAACTGAACAGACTGTTCTTGATGATGTAACCTTTCTCTCAGTTATAACAGCAGTTTCACAGTTGCAGCGTTTGGACTTGTGTCAACAGCTGCATGCCTTTGTAATTAAGAATCTAACAGTACTACCAGTGAGGATACTGAATGCAATCATTTTCATGTATTCGAGGTGCAATTCTGTCTGCACATCATTCAAAGTTTTTTTGAAGATGCCAGAAAGAAATGCTGTCTCATGGAATACCATGATTTCTGGTTTCATACAGAATGGAATGGATGATGACGGGTTGATGCTTGTGTATGAGATGCAGAAGCAAGAATATACAGTTGATTGTGTGACAGTAACTTGTCTGCTCTCTGCAGCATCTAATCTTAGAAACCAAGAGATTGGAAAGCAGATTCATGCATATCTTGTTAGGAAAGGCATAAAATTTGATGGAATGGACGGCTATCTTATAGACATGTATGCTAAATCAGGTTTGATTAGGACATCACAGCGCCTTTTTGAGAAGAACTATATTAGAAATAGAGATCAAGCCACATGGAATGCAATGATTGCTGGGTACGTACAGAATGGGTTGATTGAAGAAGCTTTTGTTACCTTTTCACAAATGCTAGAGCAAAATCTAAGGCCTAATGCTGTGACCTTAGCATCCATTATCCCAGCTTGTAACCCATTGGGAATTGTAGATTCCGGAAAGCAGCTCCATGGAGTCTCCATCCGTTATTTATTGGACCATAATATCTTTGTAAGAACTGCCCTTGTTGACATGTACTCTAAATCAGGCGCAATTAATTATGCTGAAAGTGTTTTTACCAGATCTTCTGAGAAAAATTCTGTCACATGCACGGCAATGATATTGGGTTACGGCCAACATGGGATGGGGGAGAGagctctctctttgtttcactcaaTGCAGAAATCTGGTATTGAGCCTGATGCAGTTACTTTTGTTGTGGTCTTGTCAGCTTGCAGTTATGCTGGTTTGGTTGATGAAGGTCTTCAGGTATTTGAGTCAATGAAGAGAGAATTTAAGATTCAGCCTTCAATTCAGCATTATTGTTGTGTTGCAGACATGTTAGGAAGAGTTGGGAAAGTGATTGAAGCCTATGAGTTTGTTAAACAACTGGGCAAAGAAGGGAATGTAATGGAAATTTGGGGATCACTTCTTGGAGCTTGTAGACTTCATGGACCCATTGAACTGGGAGAGGTTATTGCCAATAAGTTACTTCAAATGGGCTCAGTAGACAGCATGGCAGGCTATAAAGTTTTGCTCTCCAATATGTATGCTGAAGAAGCAAACTGGGAAAGTGTTGATAAATTGAGAAAAGAGATGAGGGAAAAGGGTCTGCAAAAGGAAGTTGGCTGTAGTTGGATTGGTATCGGAGGTCATgtaatccattttatgtctaaagaTAAGGATCACCCTCAATGTGATGAAATATATGAAATGTTGGAAAGATTGGCATTGGAGCTGAAAGATACTGATCGTAATCCTTCTCCTGGGTATGTGTTTGACATGTTTTTTTGTTAG